The Verrucomicrobiota bacterium genome has a window encoding:
- the trpD gene encoding anthranilate phosphoribosyltransferase, which yields MLGELTTQLLQGQALADDQVRLAIAQLIEEQIPAEAKAEFLAALARKGETTNEIAAFARELRDRAIQPPLDPETRQREILDVCGTGGDRLNTFNISTTVALVVSAAGVAVAKHGNRAITSKSGSADVLEELGIPIDLTPEQAATSLREHNFAFFFAPKYHPAFKHIGPARKLCAERGQRTIFNFLGPLLNPARPSAQLIGVPQPELCEPMARVLQSLGVRRGMVVSGAAGEGFLDELSTLGGNTIAEFYQDRGFSVSALPAESFALSLARLSDLAGGDRAANARTVRELLAGRERGPKRDAVLLNAGAALFVAAKTRSMHEAIQLASEVIDSGQALAKLEELSSAKP from the coding sequence GTGCTCGGCGAACTGACCACTCAATTGCTTCAAGGCCAGGCGCTCGCGGACGATCAAGTCCGCTTGGCCATCGCGCAGCTCATCGAGGAACAGATTCCCGCTGAAGCCAAAGCCGAATTCCTTGCGGCCCTGGCGCGCAAAGGGGAAACTACCAACGAAATTGCCGCTTTTGCGCGCGAACTCCGGGACCGCGCCATTCAGCCACCTCTCGATCCCGAAACTCGGCAGCGGGAAATCCTCGACGTTTGCGGAACGGGCGGCGATCGCCTCAACACGTTCAACATCTCCACGACCGTGGCTTTGGTTGTGTCGGCCGCCGGAGTTGCCGTCGCCAAACATGGCAACCGCGCGATCACGTCAAAATCCGGAAGCGCCGACGTGCTTGAGGAATTGGGGATTCCGATCGACCTGACGCCGGAGCAAGCCGCGACTTCGTTGCGCGAACACAACTTCGCGTTTTTCTTCGCGCCCAAATACCACCCGGCTTTCAAACACATCGGTCCCGCCCGGAAATTGTGCGCGGAACGCGGGCAGCGCACGATCTTCAACTTCCTGGGTCCGCTGCTGAATCCCGCGCGCCCTTCCGCGCAGCTCATCGGCGTTCCGCAGCCCGAGCTTTGCGAACCGATGGCGCGCGTGTTGCAATCCCTTGGCGTGCGCCGAGGCATGGTCGTGAGCGGCGCTGCGGGCGAAGGTTTTCTCGACGAACTCTCCACGCTCGGTGGAAACACGATTGCGGAGTTTTACCAGGATCGCGGCTTTTCCGTTTCTGCGCTGCCGGCGGAATCGTTTGCCTTAAGCCTGGCCCGTCTTTCGGACCTGGCGGGAGGCGATCGTGCGGCCAACGCACGGACCGTCCGGGAACTGCTCGCGGGCCGCGAGCGGGGCCCGAAGCGTGATGCCGTCCTGCTCAATGCCGGCGCGGCCCTGTTTGTCGCCGCCAAGACGCGATCGATGCACGAAGCAATCCAGTTGGCCTCGGAAGTGATCGACTCCGGGCAAGCGCTGGCGAAACTCGAAGAGCTTTCGAGCGCGAAGCCATAG
- the rho gene encoding transcription termination factor Rho: MSKTATKKPARPRGGAKSKLKAPETPGNGEGAVDLASPQLEEAPPPYPAEPAVESITSEPKEPAAAAPVAQETPAPPKKRPAPEKKPTGPTINIAQLQAMSMVDLNNIAKEMGIENFGTMKKHEVIFQILQKNAERSGILFAEGVLEILPEGFGFLRSQSFNYLPCPEDIYVSPSQIRRFDLQTGDLVAGQIRPPKEKERFFALLKVEAVANEEPDKAKDKTHFDNLTPLFPNKRFLLETRSDELSTRVLDLVCPIGKGTRGLIVAPPRTGKTVLLQNVANAIIKNNPEVYLFILLIDERPEEVTDMERTCRPAEVISSTFDEPPERHVQVAEMVIEKARRMVEHKKDVVILLDSITRLARAYNTIQPHSGKILSGGVDANALHKPKRFFGAARNIEEDGSLTIMATALVDTGSRMDEVIFEEFKGTGNMEVHLDRHLVDRRIFPSINIELSGTRKEELLYHPDEYTRVVVLRRALTGVPPVEAMELLLNKLKKTRSNIEFLLSIGAA, encoded by the coding sequence ATGTCAAAGACTGCCACGAAGAAACCCGCCCGGCCCAGGGGCGGTGCCAAATCGAAGCTCAAAGCTCCCGAGACGCCCGGAAATGGCGAGGGTGCGGTCGATCTGGCTTCGCCGCAATTGGAAGAAGCTCCGCCACCTTACCCCGCAGAACCGGCGGTGGAATCGATAACGTCGGAACCCAAAGAGCCTGCCGCCGCCGCGCCCGTAGCCCAAGAGACACCCGCGCCGCCGAAGAAACGTCCCGCGCCCGAAAAGAAACCCACGGGCCCGACGATCAACATTGCGCAGCTCCAGGCGATGTCCATGGTGGACCTCAATAACATCGCCAAAGAAATGGGGATCGAGAACTTCGGCACGATGAAGAAGCACGAAGTGATCTTCCAGATTCTTCAGAAGAACGCCGAACGGAGCGGCATTCTCTTTGCCGAAGGCGTGCTGGAGATTTTGCCGGAAGGCTTCGGGTTCCTGCGCTCGCAAAGCTTCAACTACTTGCCTTGCCCGGAGGACATCTATGTTTCGCCGTCGCAGATCCGGCGTTTCGACCTGCAGACCGGAGATTTGGTTGCAGGACAAATCCGGCCTCCGAAAGAAAAGGAACGATTCTTCGCTTTGCTCAAAGTGGAAGCCGTGGCGAACGAAGAGCCGGACAAAGCCAAAGACAAAACTCATTTCGACAATCTCACGCCGCTTTTCCCGAACAAGCGTTTCCTGCTGGAGACGCGCTCGGATGAACTCTCCACGCGCGTGCTGGATTTGGTCTGCCCGATAGGCAAAGGCACGCGCGGTCTGATTGTCGCTCCGCCGCGCACCGGCAAGACCGTGCTGCTGCAAAACGTGGCCAACGCCATCATCAAGAACAACCCCGAAGTTTACCTGTTCATTCTGCTGATCGACGAGCGGCCCGAGGAAGTCACGGACATGGAACGGACTTGCCGGCCCGCCGAAGTGATCAGTTCGACTTTCGATGAACCGCCGGAACGCCACGTGCAGGTCGCGGAAATGGTCATCGAAAAAGCCCGGCGCATGGTCGAGCACAAGAAAGACGTCGTGATCCTCCTCGACTCGATCACGCGTCTGGCCCGCGCTTACAACACGATCCAGCCGCACTCCGGCAAAATCCTGTCGGGCGGCGTCGATGCAAACGCCCTGCACAAGCCCAAGCGTTTCTTTGGAGCCGCGCGAAATATCGAGGAAGACGGCTCGCTGACCATCATGGCCACGGCGCTCGTCGATACCGGGTCGCGCATGGATGAAGTCATCTTCGAAGAATTCAAAGGCACGGGGAACATGGAAGTCCACCTGGACCGCCATCTGGTGGACCGCCGCATCTTCCCGTCCATCAACATCGAGTTGTCCGGCACGCGCAAAGAAGAATTGCTCTACCACCCGGACGAATACACGCGGGTGGTCGTGCTGCGCCGCGCGCTGACCGGCGTGCCGCCAGTGGAAGCGATGGAGTTGCTGCTCAACAAGCTCAAGAAGACGCGCAGCAACATCGAGTTCTTGCTTTCGATCGGGGCGGCATAG
- the rpiB gene encoding ribose 5-phosphate isomerase B, whose translation MKTILFVCTGNVCRSPMAEGLFRHAMKGSGDYRVVSAGVGAVDGQPPSPNAVRALRELGIDISRQRSRSLTAELVQEADYIFGMTHGHVDAVIMLYPQAAEKTFVLREFDETLDVFEKDISDPIGGSYEVYLSCRDQIEQGIASMLKFMEQTTSLSPASHESNPTLRLSIGSDHAGFTLKETLKEHLLKKGIEVIDVGTHSAESTDYPDYAQAVAQRVADAQSHLGLLVCSTGVGMSITANKVPGVRAALAFNEEMGTLARQHNNANVLCLGQKVTPPEEAKKTLDAFLNAHFEGGRHERRVQKMETLSKVRSAKLKHVDPEIAEAIYLEKLREQENIELIASENFTSPAVLEAQGSVLTNKYAEGYPRKRWYGGCEYVDDVEQLAIDRAKSLFGAEHANVQPHSGSSANMGVYFAFLKPGDKLLTMDLSHGGHLTHGNRANFSGKFFEVIHYGVRKDDERIDYDQLAQLAREHRPRMITVGASAYPRQIDFARMGEISREIGAYLLADIAHIAGLIAAGLHPSPVPHADFVTTTTHKTLRGPRGGLILCKEKYAREIDSQVFPGIQGGPLMHVIAAKAVCLQEALMPGFRLYQEQILKNAQALADAMQRNGFRLVSGGTDNHLMLADVGARGLTGKECQMALDEAGITVNKNTIPFETRSPFQASGVRLGSPAVTTRGMREAEMAAIGDMISEVLLDIKSLDVARKVRERVRELTARFPLPY comes from the coding sequence ATGAAGACCATTCTGTTCGTTTGTACCGGCAACGTTTGCCGCAGCCCGATGGCCGAAGGCCTCTTCCGTCACGCCATGAAAGGCAGTGGTGACTATCGGGTTGTGTCGGCCGGGGTCGGCGCTGTCGATGGTCAACCGCCGAGTCCCAACGCCGTCCGGGCTTTGCGGGAACTGGGGATTGACATCTCCCGCCAACGCAGCCGGTCCCTGACTGCCGAGTTGGTGCAGGAAGCCGACTACATTTTCGGCATGACGCACGGCCACGTGGACGCGGTGATCATGCTCTATCCGCAAGCGGCCGAAAAAACGTTCGTGCTCCGGGAATTTGACGAGACCCTCGACGTGTTCGAGAAGGACATCTCGGACCCCATTGGCGGCTCCTACGAGGTGTATTTGAGCTGCCGGGACCAGATCGAACAAGGCATCGCCTCAATGCTTAAATTCATGGAACAAACTACCTCTCTTTCGCCCGCCAGCCATGAATCGAACCCGACGCTTAGACTGAGCATCGGTTCTGACCACGCGGGTTTCACGCTCAAGGAAACGCTCAAGGAACATCTCCTCAAGAAGGGAATCGAGGTCATCGACGTCGGCACGCACTCCGCCGAATCGACGGATTACCCGGACTACGCCCAGGCGGTCGCCCAGCGGGTGGCGGACGCGCAAAGCCACCTCGGCTTGCTCGTTTGCTCCACAGGTGTGGGGATGAGCATCACCGCGAACAAAGTGCCCGGAGTCCGGGCGGCTCTGGCGTTCAATGAGGAAATGGGCACGCTGGCCCGGCAACATAACAATGCGAACGTCTTGTGCCTGGGGCAGAAGGTGACGCCTCCGGAAGAAGCCAAGAAGACCCTCGATGCTTTCCTCAACGCTCACTTCGAAGGCGGGCGGCACGAGCGCCGCGTGCAAAAGATGGAAACGCTCTCCAAGGTCCGCAGCGCGAAATTGAAGCATGTCGATCCGGAAATCGCCGAGGCCATTTACCTGGAGAAGTTGCGCGAACAGGAGAACATCGAATTGATCGCGAGCGAAAACTTCACCAGCCCGGCAGTTCTGGAAGCCCAGGGTTCGGTCTTGACCAACAAATACGCCGAAGGTTACCCGCGCAAACGCTGGTACGGCGGTTGCGAGTACGTCGATGACGTCGAGCAACTCGCCATCGACCGCGCCAAATCGCTCTTCGGCGCCGAACACGCCAATGTGCAGCCGCATTCGGGCAGCAGCGCGAACATGGGGGTGTATTTCGCGTTCCTCAAGCCGGGCGACAAATTGCTCACCATGGACCTGAGCCACGGCGGACATCTCACCCACGGCAATCGGGCGAACTTTTCCGGGAAGTTCTTCGAGGTCATCCATTATGGCGTGCGCAAGGACGACGAACGAATTGATTACGACCAGCTCGCTCAACTCGCCCGCGAACATCGGCCTCGGATGATCACCGTGGGCGCCAGCGCTTACCCGCGCCAGATCGATTTTGCGCGCATGGGTGAAATCTCGCGCGAGATCGGCGCGTATCTTCTCGCGGATATCGCGCATATTGCCGGGCTGATCGCCGCCGGGCTGCACCCGAGTCCCGTTCCGCACGCCGACTTCGTGACCACGACGACCCACAAGACGCTCCGGGGCCCGCGAGGCGGTTTGATTCTCTGCAAGGAGAAGTACGCCCGCGAGATCGACTCGCAGGTTTTTCCGGGCATCCAGGGCGGACCGCTCATGCACGTGATCGCGGCTAAAGCGGTGTGCCTTCAGGAAGCGCTGATGCCGGGCTTCCGGCTTTATCAGGAACAAATCCTCAAGAACGCCCAGGCGCTGGCCGACGCGATGCAGCGAAACGGATTCCGTCTCGTGAGCGGAGGCACGGACAATCATCTGATGCTGGCCGACGTCGGCGCCCGGGGCCTCACCGGCAAAGAGTGCCAGATGGCTTTGGATGAGGCGGGAATCACGGTGAACAAGAACACCATCCCCTTCGAGACCCGCTCGCCGTTCCAGGCCAGCGGCGTTCGCCTTGGCTCTCCGGCCGTCACCACGCGAGGCATGCGCGAAGCGGAAATGGCCGCCATCGGCGACATGATCAGTGAAGTTCTCCTCGACATCAAAAGCCTTGACGTGGCCCGCAAGGTGCGCGAACGTGTCCGCGAATTGACCGCAAGATTCCCCTTGCCCTATTGA